Proteins co-encoded in one Corynebacterium tuberculostearicum genomic window:
- a CDS encoding TlpA family protein disulfide reductase: MKKYVLGTVIAAILIAVIAVAGVSQLRGGDADKEASSSEAVPQEVPQRPDCPAGTVAGVELDCLGGQAAGKRADEGVTVVNVWAWWCEPCRAELPYLQHVADKHPQWQVVGVHADKNAGNGAAFLNDLGVDLPSFQDPDNSFAGELGLPGVVPVTVVLEDGEVRKQFAQPFSSAAEIEHAVEEALAA; this comes from the coding sequence ATGAAGAAATACGTCCTTGGCACGGTGATTGCCGCGATCCTCATTGCCGTTATTGCGGTAGCGGGGGTTTCGCAGTTGCGGGGTGGGGACGCAGATAAGGAGGCGTCGTCAAGCGAGGCTGTTCCGCAAGAAGTCCCCCAGCGTCCGGACTGCCCAGCCGGCACCGTGGCAGGGGTAGAGTTGGACTGCCTGGGTGGGCAAGCCGCCGGAAAGCGTGCTGATGAAGGCGTGACCGTGGTCAATGTTTGGGCATGGTGGTGCGAGCCATGCCGCGCGGAGCTGCCCTACCTGCAGCACGTGGCGGACAAGCACCCACAGTGGCAGGTGGTGGGCGTGCACGCGGATAAGAATGCGGGCAACGGCGCGGCCTTCTTGAATGATTTGGGGGTGGATTTGCCGAGCTTCCAAGACCCGGATAATAGCTTTGCCGGTGAACTGGGCCTGCCGGGGGTGGTACCGGTAACCGTGGTGCTCGAGGACGGCGAGGTACGCAAGCAATTTGCGCAGCCATTTAGCTCCGCAGCGGAAATTGAGCATGCCGTGGAGGAGGCGCTAGCGGCATGA
- a CDS encoding oxidoreductase has product MDMSENDALSPLFRLPGVKESAENAAATIARAHRRPAGLRKYEVISAESLMRGARASVALDGHAIPRQPSPEDIEEGPLASAISAYSVAAPELLDATVRSFARAPLQVLARIDVAAGGTGIPAGESARLQGIARLIAQGSGPAFDLLLPSVVHAEIAAGQFFGPRSGLVARVAARLTAVHTGFDPRGFAVPEVYYTRHRAEYAAAVDNYRTALADTLATHLAAWTAGGKEADAIARAA; this is encoded by the coding sequence ATGGATATGTCAGAAAATGACGCGTTATCCCCGTTATTTCGCCTGCCGGGGGTGAAAGAAAGTGCAGAGAACGCCGCCGCCACCATCGCTCGGGCACACCGCCGACCTGCAGGATTGCGCAAGTATGAGGTTATCTCCGCGGAGTCCCTCATGCGCGGCGCTCGCGCCAGCGTGGCCCTCGACGGCCATGCCATTCCCCGGCAACCGAGCCCGGAAGATATAGAAGAAGGCCCGCTTGCCAGCGCCATCAGCGCCTATTCCGTAGCCGCGCCGGAGCTCCTGGATGCCACGGTGCGTTCCTTTGCCCGGGCACCGCTGCAGGTGCTGGCGCGCATCGACGTCGCTGCCGGAGGCACCGGCATTCCTGCCGGCGAGAGTGCGCGCCTGCAGGGAATTGCCCGACTCATTGCGCAAGGCAGTGGCCCCGCCTTCGATCTCTTATTGCCCAGCGTGGTTCATGCGGAAATAGCCGCCGGCCAGTTCTTCGGACCCCGCAGCGGCCTTGTGGCCCGCGTAGCTGCCCGCCTCACTGCGGTGCATACGGGCTTTGACCCGCGTGGTTTCGCCGTCCCCGAGGTCTACTACACCCGCCACCGCGCCGAGTACGCTGCCGCTGTGGACAATTACCGCACCGCGCTTGCCGACACCCTCGCAACCCACCTCGCCGCCTGGACCGCTGGCGGCAAAGAGGCGGATGCGATCGCCCGAGCGGCCTAG
- the ssd gene encoding septum site-determining protein Ssd — translation MNALQPESAAIVVAVGDEALRAEAVHAAAATSHDVLTVTDPRDIPRSLPGAYAVLVDSLMARVVAAAQRTHTAPVPVLFLAADPGPIDYEAALACHADSAFLIPAQVKELLASIAAAGTPQEARPGSATIAVVGTSGGVGASTFAAALARTKCSDDGRALLIDATPSSGGLDLLLGIEAEPGARWPELTVGDGSIDAADLYRALPSTRDGVAVLSAARSTVADPFRLDKDLLARVVGAADTGEGLCVVDCTPDAIPDACTHVVILVAAEVRSAASAAQLIVRLEAARCRYVVVLRQRQWASLSAAEVETIIHSPVLAELPTVRGLTRTVEIGGLPQRLPTPLRKAASAVLQEVGA, via the coding sequence ATGAACGCACTACAACCTGAATCCGCCGCCATCGTGGTCGCCGTTGGTGATGAAGCGCTGCGCGCCGAGGCCGTCCATGCCGCGGCCGCCACCAGCCACGATGTGCTGACCGTAACCGATCCCCGCGATATCCCGCGCAGCCTACCGGGCGCTTATGCCGTGCTGGTTGATTCCCTCATGGCCCGCGTAGTGGCGGCCGCGCAGCGCACCCACACGGCGCCCGTGCCGGTGCTCTTCCTCGCCGCGGACCCCGGACCGATTGACTACGAGGCGGCGTTGGCCTGCCACGCGGACAGCGCCTTCCTAATCCCCGCCCAGGTCAAGGAGCTGCTGGCGAGCATCGCCGCGGCGGGCACCCCACAGGAAGCGCGGCCCGGCAGCGCCACCATCGCCGTGGTTGGTACCAGCGGCGGGGTGGGGGCTTCTACCTTTGCCGCCGCGTTGGCGCGCACCAAGTGTTCTGACGATGGGCGTGCCCTGCTTATCGACGCCACCCCGTCCTCCGGTGGCCTCGACCTCCTGCTCGGCATAGAAGCGGAACCGGGGGCACGCTGGCCGGAGCTTACCGTGGGCGATGGCAGCATCGATGCCGCTGACCTCTACCGCGCGCTGCCGAGCACACGGGACGGGGTAGCGGTACTTTCGGCCGCGCGCAGCACCGTCGCGGACCCGTTCCGCCTAGACAAGGATCTACTCGCGCGGGTGGTGGGCGCGGCCGATACGGGCGAAGGATTATGCGTGGTGGATTGCACCCCAGATGCCATCCCGGATGCGTGCACCCACGTGGTCATCCTCGTGGCTGCGGAGGTGCGGTCGGCCGCGTCGGCCGCGCAACTTATTGTGCGCCTGGAAGCCGCACGGTGCAGATACGTAGTGGTGCTGCGGCAACGCCAGTGGGCGTCGCTAAGCGCGGCGGAAGTAGAAACCATCATCCACAGCCCAGTGCTGGCAGAGCTGCCAACGGTGCGGGGGCTGACGCGCACGGTGGAAATCGGTGGTCTGCCACAGCGCCTTCCCACTCCCTTGCGCAAGGCTGCGAGTGCGGTCCTGCAGGAGGTGGGCGCATGA
- a CDS encoding NUDIX hydrolase produces MSQLLPERAPAWLKPALGVDPSQVQELIGNRQASSLNGTNIQVPVKREAAVLMLLSGKSSEDGSILLTHRSPSMRSHSGQIAFPGGRRDPADTSLVDTALREAWEETDLQRNSVTPLEQWDQLHIRATGNPVSPILAHWTQPGEVYPASPDETDDVFFVPIRELADPHNRFVVGFRKWQGPAFHANGYVIWGFTAGVLSALLQHSGWSVPWDTNSVMDLRDSLKNSRNNEKMS; encoded by the coding sequence ATGAGCCAACTCCTTCCTGAGCGCGCGCCTGCCTGGCTCAAGCCGGCGCTGGGGGTAGACCCTAGCCAGGTGCAAGAACTCATTGGCAACCGCCAAGCCTCGTCCCTCAATGGCACCAATATCCAGGTACCGGTCAAGCGGGAGGCCGCCGTGCTCATGCTCCTAAGCGGCAAGAGCTCAGAGGACGGCAGCATTTTGCTTACACACCGCTCGCCGTCCATGCGTTCGCATTCGGGTCAGATTGCCTTCCCCGGCGGCAGGCGGGACCCCGCGGATACCTCGCTGGTGGATACTGCGCTGCGAGAAGCTTGGGAAGAAACGGATCTGCAGCGCAACTCGGTCACCCCGCTGGAGCAGTGGGATCAGTTGCATATTCGCGCCACCGGCAACCCCGTAAGCCCGATTTTGGCGCATTGGACCCAGCCGGGGGAGGTCTATCCCGCCAGCCCCGATGAAACCGATGATGTCTTTTTCGTTCCCATCCGGGAGTTAGCCGATCCGCACAATCGCTTTGTGGTGGGCTTTCGGAAATGGCAAGGGCCAGCGTTTCACGCCAATGGCTACGTCATCTGGGGCTTTACCGCCGGGGTGCTTTCAGCGCTCTTGCAGCATTCTGGGTGGAGCGTGCCGTGGGATACTAATTCGGTCATGGACCTGCGTGACTCCCTTAAAAACTCCCGAAATAATGAGAAGATGTCCTAA
- a CDS encoding HAD family hydrolase: MTDSCVSLGPHPAGASRPTRAGGDQSRTAAFFDLDKTIIATSSAYAFGREFLHNGLISPAEALQLSLAKASYMFSGLSSEGMDTTRDQLTAMVTGWSVDEVRSIARETMHHVVTPSIYAEARELIRAHRAAGHHVVIVSASAAVLVDIIAEELGVEHVIATELAEEDGRFTGEVLFYCKGQNKAVALERTAAAEDIDMRTSYAYSDSATDIPMLEKVSHPVAVNPDRQLKRHALAHEWEIRSFKDPVPLLPAPTAKEIGIGASVLAGTAAVIGAGLWLAQHPGRPGPPKRGPRRAS, encoded by the coding sequence ATGACTGATTCCTGCGTGTCACTTGGCCCCCACCCCGCCGGCGCCTCCCGCCCTACCCGCGCCGGCGGCGACCAATCACGCACCGCGGCGTTTTTCGATCTCGATAAAACCATCATCGCTACCTCCTCGGCCTATGCTTTTGGCCGCGAATTCCTACACAATGGGCTCATCTCCCCGGCAGAGGCTCTCCAGCTCTCGTTGGCCAAGGCCAGCTATATGTTCTCTGGCCTCTCTAGCGAAGGCATGGACACTACCCGAGATCAGCTCACCGCGATGGTCACCGGCTGGTCTGTGGACGAGGTACGCAGCATTGCCCGAGAGACCATGCACCACGTGGTCACCCCCTCCATTTATGCCGAGGCCCGCGAGCTTATCCGTGCCCACCGCGCCGCTGGACACCACGTGGTCATCGTCTCTGCCTCGGCCGCCGTGTTGGTGGATATCATCGCGGAGGAACTCGGAGTCGAGCACGTCATCGCCACGGAATTAGCAGAAGAAGACGGGCGTTTTACCGGCGAGGTGCTCTTTTATTGCAAGGGCCAGAACAAAGCAGTCGCACTGGAGCGCACCGCGGCCGCAGAAGATATCGATATGCGCACCAGCTACGCCTACTCGGATTCCGCTACGGATATCCCCATGCTGGAAAAGGTGAGCCACCCAGTAGCGGTCAACCCAGACCGGCAACTAAAGCGCCACGCCCTCGCCCACGAGTGGGAAATCCGCTCCTTTAAGGACCCCGTACCGCTCCTGCCTGCTCCCACCGCCAAGGAAATTGGGATCGGCGCCTCCGTCTTGGCAGGCACTGCGGCGGTAATCGGTGCCGGGCTGTGGCTAGCACAGCATCCGGGCCGCCCTGGCCCGCCTAAGCGGGGTCCACGGCGCGCGTCCTAG
- the nth gene encoding endonuclease III, whose translation MNSALSAASAPELRAPEINRRLTRKYPDARCALDYDSPLQLLVATVLSAQCTDERVNSVTPELFARYPEAADYAAAQRADLEGILRPLGFQRAKAGHLLGIGEKLVADFEGEVPRTVKELTSLPGVGRKTALVVLGNAFGIPGLTVDTHFGRLMQRLGLTGEKTPVKIERDIAKLLPEEEWTMFSHRVIFHGRQVCHARTPACGACVLRDMCPAASGR comes from the coding sequence ATGAATTCAGCACTGTCAGCGGCCAGCGCGCCGGAGCTTAGGGCGCCGGAGATCAATCGGCGCTTGACACGGAAGTACCCGGATGCGCGTTGCGCGTTGGACTATGATTCCCCGCTGCAGCTATTGGTGGCCACGGTTCTTTCTGCCCAGTGCACGGATGAGCGCGTGAATTCGGTGACCCCAGAGCTTTTCGCCCGCTACCCAGAGGCTGCGGATTATGCAGCGGCGCAGCGGGCTGATCTGGAAGGCATCCTGCGGCCGCTGGGCTTTCAGCGCGCCAAAGCGGGGCACCTCTTGGGCATCGGGGAGAAGCTGGTGGCAGATTTTGAAGGTGAGGTCCCACGCACGGTAAAGGAACTCACCAGCCTGCCCGGCGTAGGCCGGAAGACGGCGCTGGTGGTGCTAGGTAATGCCTTCGGGATTCCCGGGCTGACGGTGGACACCCACTTCGGCCGCCTCATGCAGCGACTTGGCCTGACGGGGGAGAAGACGCCGGTAAAGATTGAGCGGGACATCGCTAAGCTGCTGCCGGAAGAAGAATGGACGATGTTTTCGCACCGCGTGATCTTTCATGGGCGTCAGGTATGCCATGCGCGCACGCCGGCATGTGGTGCGTGCGTGCTGCGGGATATGTGTCCAGCAGCTAGTGGGCGCTAG
- a CDS encoding MarP family serine protease — translation MTPALIVDGLIVLAVLLALLSGWRNGALAAVLASIGVGAGVVLGIAVAPAALRLVDQPSLRLLLLVGILVLFVGIGQLIGSSLGGSVRDRMKARKTQRLDSVVGAVFQAFAALVVIWLISIPVATNLGGAAGQGLRDSRILSNLNSAAPAQVASLPNGVAAMLNESGLPPLVSPWQNSISTEEVEEPDPDVQDPELVRRMRPSIIHVLGDAEECSRRLMGSGFVAADDYVITNAHVVAGTQTVRLDTKLGLKDATVVYYNPDVDVAVLHSRDLGIDPLPWAQDPAQTGDDAMVMGFPYSGPFDAEMARVRDRITISGPDIYSHGHVERDSYTVRGSIQQGNSGGPLVNTAGEVLGVVFGASVDDAETGYALTADEVNGQIGDLTQLTYPVDTGECVAH, via the coding sequence ATGACTCCTGCGCTCATTGTTGACGGCCTGATTGTGCTTGCCGTCCTGCTGGCGCTGCTGAGCGGGTGGCGCAATGGCGCCCTCGCGGCGGTACTGGCTTCCATTGGCGTGGGCGCCGGGGTGGTCTTGGGCATCGCTGTGGCACCGGCCGCGCTGCGCTTGGTGGATCAGCCCTCATTGCGCTTGCTGCTGCTGGTTGGAATCCTGGTGCTTTTTGTGGGCATCGGCCAGCTTATCGGTTCCTCGCTGGGCGGCAGTGTGCGCGATCGCATGAAGGCGAGAAAGACGCAGCGCCTCGACTCCGTGGTGGGCGCGGTATTCCAAGCCTTTGCCGCCCTAGTGGTGATCTGGTTAATTTCCATCCCCGTGGCCACCAATCTGGGCGGAGCCGCTGGCCAAGGCCTGCGTGATTCGCGCATCTTGAGCAACCTCAACTCGGCCGCGCCGGCGCAGGTAGCGTCGCTGCCCAATGGCGTGGCAGCTATGCTCAATGAGTCCGGCCTGCCGCCGCTGGTCTCGCCATGGCAAAATTCCATCAGCACCGAGGAAGTAGAAGAGCCGGATCCGGACGTACAGGATCCAGAGCTGGTGCGGCGCATGCGGCCGTCCATCATTCACGTGCTTGGCGACGCCGAAGAGTGTTCCCGCCGCCTCATGGGCTCAGGCTTTGTGGCAGCCGATGACTACGTGATCACCAATGCCCACGTGGTAGCCGGCACGCAGACCGTGCGCCTAGATACCAAGCTGGGGCTAAAAGATGCCACCGTGGTTTATTACAACCCCGATGTGGATGTGGCGGTGCTGCATTCGCGTGACCTCGGCATTGATCCGTTGCCGTGGGCGCAAGACCCAGCGCAGACGGGTGATGACGCCATGGTGATGGGCTTTCCGTACTCCGGGCCTTTCGACGCCGAGATGGCGCGCGTGCGCGACCGCATCACCATTTCCGGGCCGGATATTTATTCTCATGGCCATGTGGAACGCGATTCCTATACCGTGCGTGGCAGCATCCAGCAGGGAAATTCGGGCGGACCGCTGGTCAATACCGCCGGCGAGGTCTTAGGCGTGGTTTTTGGTGCCTCCGTGGATGACGCCGAGACCGGTTATGCGCTAACTGCCGATGAAGTCAATGGCCAGATCGGAGACCTCACGCAGCTAACCTACCCGGTTGATACCGGCGAGTGCGTCGCCCACTAA
- a CDS encoding MBL fold metallo-hydrolase — protein sequence MEHPAYSQLRPVSQSVGVVLCDNPSYTALEGTNTWIIRAAEDSRAIVVDPGPEDEGHLNVVHRNAGEVALILLTHRHDDHASGAQRLRQKTGAPIRAFDPSYCNGAEALQDGEHISLDGITPRLEVVHTPGHTADSTCFFVWSGEVENSRLEGIVSGDTIAGRHTVLLSETDGNLADYLQTLDTLEERGEDIALFPGHGPDLDDTSQVARKYIDRRHYRLNQIKEIRSRLGEDVDLNTLVNEMYDDVDPVLRHAAEQSTRTALKYLDGTAK from the coding sequence ATGGAGCACCCCGCATATAGTCAATTGCGTCCCGTTAGCCAATCCGTTGGCGTAGTACTTTGTGATAATCCCAGCTACACCGCCCTGGAGGGCACGAATACCTGGATTATTCGCGCCGCTGAAGATTCACGAGCCATCGTCGTGGATCCGGGTCCTGAGGATGAAGGCCATCTCAACGTTGTGCACCGCAACGCAGGTGAGGTGGCTTTGATTTTGCTTACCCACCGCCACGATGACCATGCGTCGGGCGCGCAACGCCTGCGGCAAAAGACCGGCGCCCCCATCCGTGCCTTTGATCCGAGCTACTGCAATGGCGCCGAAGCGCTGCAGGACGGCGAGCATATTTCCCTCGATGGCATCACCCCGCGCCTCGAGGTCGTGCACACGCCGGGCCATACCGCGGATTCCACCTGCTTTTTCGTGTGGAGCGGTGAGGTAGAAAACTCCCGCCTCGAAGGCATTGTCTCTGGTGATACCATCGCCGGCCGCCACACCGTTCTCCTTTCGGAGACGGACGGCAACTTGGCCGATTATTTGCAGACCTTGGATACCTTGGAGGAACGCGGTGAGGATATCGCGCTGTTTCCAGGGCACGGCCCAGACTTGGATGATACGTCCCAGGTGGCTCGCAAATATATTGACCGCCGCCACTATCGTCTCAACCAAATCAAGGAAATCCGCTCCCGCTTGGGTGAGGATGTAGATTTGAATACGCTGGTCAATGAGATGTATGACGATGTGGATCCGGTGCTGCGTCACGCGGCCGAGCAGTCCACACGCACCGCGCTAAAGTACTTGGACGGCACTGCTAAATAA
- a CDS encoding DUF4177 domain-containing protein: MTKWEYATAPVLTHATKQILDSWGEDGWELVSVTPGPNPENVVAYFKREVAE; the protein is encoded by the coding sequence ATGACTAAATGGGAATACGCAACCGCACCTGTCCTTACCCACGCCACCAAGCAGATCCTCGATTCCTGGGGAGAAGATGGCTGGGAACTCGTCTCTGTCACCCCGGGCCCAAACCCGGAAAACGTCGTGGCCTACTTCAAGCGTGAGGTGGCAGAGTAA
- a CDS encoding RidA family protein codes for MGFHARLRELGYELPSVAKPLASYVPAVRVGDQVWTSGQLPLVEGFLSLTGKVGADLTTDQAQEQARIAALNALAAVDEEVGLDNVARVVKVVGFVASAPDYEDQPVVINGASDFIGEVFGDAGTHARSAVGVAALPKNAPVEIELIVEIAA; via the coding sequence ATGGGCTTTCATGCTCGCTTGCGGGAGCTGGGATACGAGCTGCCGAGCGTCGCCAAGCCGCTAGCTTCCTATGTGCCTGCCGTACGTGTGGGTGACCAAGTTTGGACCTCGGGCCAGCTTCCCCTCGTGGAGGGGTTTTTGTCGCTGACGGGCAAGGTCGGTGCTGATCTGACAACGGACCAGGCCCAAGAGCAGGCCCGCATCGCAGCGCTCAATGCACTGGCCGCCGTTGATGAGGAAGTAGGTCTGGATAATGTCGCCCGCGTGGTTAAGGTCGTGGGTTTCGTGGCCTCTGCCCCAGACTATGAAGATCAGCCAGTAGTTATTAATGGTGCTTCCGATTTCATCGGTGAGGTTTTTGGGGATGCCGGAACGCATGCTCGCTCCGCTGTGGGCGTGGCCGCGTTGCCTAAAAACGCGCCGGTAGAGATCGAACTAATCGTAGAAATCGCTGCTTGA
- the glxR gene encoding CRP-like cAMP-activated global transcriptional regulator GlxR, which yields MEGVQDILSRAGIFQGVDPVAVQNLIEQMETVRFPRGTTIFDEGEPGDRLYIITSGKIKLARHAPDGRENLLTVMGPSDMFGELSIFDPGPRTSSAVCVTEVQAATMNSELLKKWVGDHPEIAQQLLRVLARRLRRTNANLADLIFTDVPGRVAKTLLQLANRFGVQEGSALRVNHDLTQEEIAQLVGASRETVNKALATFAHRGWIRLEGKSVLIVDTEHLARRAR from the coding sequence GTGGAAGGCGTACAGGACATTCTCTCCCGCGCCGGAATCTTCCAAGGCGTTGATCCCGTTGCAGTGCAGAACCTAATCGAACAGATGGAGACCGTGCGCTTCCCGCGCGGAACCACCATCTTTGATGAGGGCGAGCCTGGTGACCGCTTGTACATCATCACCTCGGGCAAGATTAAGCTCGCCCGCCACGCCCCGGATGGCCGCGAAAACCTCCTCACCGTCATGGGCCCGTCCGATATGTTCGGCGAACTGTCCATCTTCGATCCGGGCCCACGCACCTCCTCCGCAGTGTGCGTAACCGAGGTCCAGGCAGCCACCATGAACTCCGAGCTACTCAAGAAGTGGGTAGGCGACCACCCCGAAATCGCGCAACAGCTGCTGCGCGTGCTGGCCCGTCGCCTACGCCGCACCAATGCCAACCTGGCCGACCTCATCTTCACTGACGTGCCAGGCCGCGTGGCAAAGACCTTGCTGCAGCTGGCCAACCGCTTCGGCGTCCAGGAAGGCAGCGCCCTGCGTGTGAACCACGACCTCACCCAGGAAGAGATTGCCCAACTGGTCGGCGCTTCCCGCGAGACCGTCAACAAGGCGCTGGCTACCTTCGCCCACCGCGGTTGGATCCGCCTCGAGGGCAAGTCCGTGCTCATCGTGGATACCGAGCACCTCGCCCGCCGAGCTCGCTAA
- a CDS encoding WhiB family transcriptional regulator — MTVRVKTAGMSNTARNPERGEWVTQAKCRKGDPDALFVRGAEQRKAAVICRHCPVLTECRADALDNRVEFGVWGGLTERQRRALLRKNPHITNWAHYLAQGGELVGI, encoded by the coding sequence ATGACCGTTCGTGTGAAGACAGCTGGCATGTCTAATACAGCCCGAAATCCCGAGCGTGGTGAGTGGGTCACCCAGGCTAAATGCCGCAAGGGTGACCCGGATGCCTTATTTGTGCGTGGCGCAGAGCAGCGCAAGGCGGCCGTGATTTGCCGCCATTGCCCAGTGTTGACCGAGTGCCGCGCCGACGCCCTAGATAACCGCGTCGAGTTTGGTGTGTGGGGCGGATTGACCGAGCGTCAGCGCCGTGCCCTGCTGCGCAAGAACCCCCACATCACAAACTGGGCCCACTACTTGGCCCAGGGCGGCGAGCTTGTCGGCATTTAA
- a CDS encoding alpha/beta fold hydrolase yields the protein MAFAPLPPSTVELEGPYAHEFVHTRGIRLHVATAGDSSRPLVLLIHGAFGGWFDFQDVIAPLAQRGFHVAAVDMRGFGMSDKPPIDAGQDIRTLVGDISGLIQALGHDDAFVVGADTGGAVAWCLAAERPARVRGLASISAAHPVDLRRAIAARPWDFGWINLRSLLCRLPRVTRAHNLLLSPRAYRKELELDTGPSLGDAALDRILDLRLRASQIGSVRRGILWNHRMRTAVVPFTWVELAVERPVLFIHAQQRLWHPVVRRAALRARRGFTATTIPGAKNLPHLEAPKEFVSALAAWLQENS from the coding sequence ATGGCCTTTGCACCCCTGCCTCCCTCAACGGTGGAGCTGGAGGGCCCGTACGCGCATGAATTCGTTCACACCCGCGGCATCCGCTTGCACGTAGCCACGGCGGGCGATAGCTCGCGGCCGCTTGTTCTGCTCATTCACGGGGCCTTTGGCGGATGGTTCGATTTCCAGGACGTCATTGCGCCGCTCGCGCAGCGCGGTTTCCACGTCGCGGCGGTAGATATGCGCGGCTTTGGCATGTCCGATAAGCCGCCCATTGATGCAGGACAAGATATCCGCACCTTGGTGGGGGATATCAGCGGGCTCATCCAGGCTTTGGGCCACGACGATGCCTTTGTGGTGGGCGCCGATACCGGCGGCGCCGTGGCTTGGTGCTTGGCCGCCGAGCGCCCCGCTCGGGTGCGCGGCCTGGCTTCTATTTCCGCCGCCCACCCGGTAGATCTGCGCCGCGCAATTGCTGCCCGGCCGTGGGATTTTGGCTGGATCAACCTGCGCTCACTGCTGTGCCGGCTGCCGCGCGTCACCCGCGCACACAACCTTTTGCTCAGCCCGCGCGCCTACCGCAAGGAGCTGGAGCTAGATACGGGGCCTTCGCTTGGCGACGCCGCCCTAGACCGCATCCTCGACCTTCGCCTGCGCGCCTCCCAAATCGGCAGCGTGCGCCGCGGAATCTTGTGGAACCACCGCATGCGCACCGCCGTCGTTCCTTTTACCTGGGTGGAGCTAGCCGTGGAGCGGCCCGTGCTTTTCATACACGCCCAACAGCGCCTCTGGCACCCCGTTGTCCGCCGCGCCGCCCTGCGCGCCCGCCGCGGCTTTACCGCCACCACCATCCCCGGCGCGAAGAACCTCCCGCATCTGGAAGCCCCTAAGGAATTTGTCTCCGCGCTGGCAGCGTGGCTGCAGGAAAATAGTTAG
- a CDS encoding phage holin family protein, with the protein MSNDGLFTDGTDRFAPKVNSIPLSDVDTSSSETSVGQLVSNATEQMSQLVRSEVELAKTELAESAKKGGIGAGLFGGAGTIALYSSFFFFFFLAELLAIWLDRWAAFLIVFLIMIVLAGILAFVGLKNVKQVKAPQKTIDSTKELKNLVPGKAQKSLNRKNTHGLYT; encoded by the coding sequence GTGAGCAACGATGGACTTTTTACTGACGGTACCGATCGATTCGCACCGAAAGTGAACTCAATTCCTTTGAGTGACGTGGATACATCCTCGTCCGAGACCTCGGTGGGCCAGCTGGTCTCTAATGCCACCGAGCAGATGTCCCAGCTCGTGCGCTCCGAGGTGGAGCTGGCAAAGACCGAGCTGGCAGAGTCCGCAAAGAAGGGCGGCATCGGTGCTGGCCTCTTTGGTGGCGCCGGCACCATCGCGCTGTATAGCTCCTTCTTCTTTTTCTTCTTCTTGGCAGAGCTCCTCGCCATCTGGCTGGACCGCTGGGCTGCGTTCCTGATCGTCTTCTTGATCATGATCGTCCTCGCCGGCATCTTGGCATTCGTGGGCTTGAAGAATGTCAAGCAGGTTAAGGCACCGCAGAAGACAATTGACTCCACCAAGGAGTTGAAGAACCTGGTTCCGGGCAAGGCACAGAAGTCCCTGAACCGGAAGAATACCCACGGCCTCTACACCTAA